The following proteins are encoded in a genomic region of Hydra vulgaris chromosome 05, alternate assembly HydraT2T_AEP:
- the LOC136080586 gene encoding uncharacterized protein LOC136080586: MSILCLKYFKKKHLVAKNMSEQEVVIENVCKVNDVKCGPYPRFNKKRLFKIQDLTLDVKAHFVKIKVLKAHHETEWTEKSLIENRGCISLSDNDYICPYHRFNFGIGWVPPRRCCHPMHELSVGKKSPSVRSVSINMSINVSKYYNKNVPVGSVFCHNHLKSERILIQTKTSTATNKELVEDTTDFDFEPKEILLSGEKVEGATSTGNNLSEALHISPFQFQIKNKMIADLSNGTKNNLRRKFERAKVQLAKRFAEAVAPDQSEDFISIVLNRSSETSDNDAVPDDLKKFVKIYEESDSMGKHIVLCLIEHEKFTKKLLMKVFGCSKYKIDQARKMKNASIGITIPVEKEITRNRLDQKKAEHFLDFIFNSNLLQDVAYGVTKIKFDSNDVCKISRAVLTAKMSHTIAFYNEVCRSENYSPLSESSLWRILHAVKPSQQKCLAGLDDITAAAMNGFSMLQDLSLKYQNRELSNLFERSKRYYKTNFQFNCSATYPNSISHCPIFALSDITDKQLQQISIAPNDKICYECENLNKSLVEIKRLASSNSADEDIIYDIEIAEKDIIDYKKHLMRDCQQKKAKVFAFENLDEETGFWLKDYCQKVLPSKFREGQKEYFGKKGMSLHVDIFFTKKNNILHKKVYFTALYRCEQGLSETLSIAQLVLPKFKHDHSGVNKLFAKSDNASSYHGNFIMEALFMLCKNNQIQLKRYDYNEPCRGKDQCDREAAGAKSLIRSFVDAGNDLMCAEDIYTALHYGHGLKNSAVGVATIKGKSKLSGTKIAKISQYHSFEFFHNYMTMWRYYAVGDGVKQEYSNVNFDLQMFLTHPYSDTEKKTRVFKSNMKEKFREDRLLNLFHFCTEPFCNGSFHTSEELEEHMMLGRHIISTLKSGMDNVRQSFIMKMQVQSNLHSYKPNSQQEVIEEECSDISKYVKGWALPTRSTFRYSMRQKDVLYKLFMEGEVSGKKFSPEQVHLLIRKELQVSEYVTTQQIRSLFSRWSRLKKDKRLNEPIDVGSANADNEEEETADQDLEELENEEFEKEFISIAIDLSSAWHENDWIVVIYMGNWYPGIVNEVLSDGYNVSCMKYASAVKNLFKWPAFPDVIKYKDSEIICGILPPLPLKQSGDYKLRDDQFEKAQKAFQATMH, translated from the exons ATGAGCATTTTATGCttaaagtactttaaaaaaaaacacttagtTGCAAAAAATATGTCAGAGCAAGAGGTTgttattgaaaatgtttgcaAAGTTAATGATGTCAAGTGTGGACCATATCCtcgtttcaataaaaaaaggttattcaAGATACAAGATCTGACTTTGGATGTCAAAGCAcactttgtaaaaattaaa gttttaaagGCGCACCACGAGACAGAATGGACAGAAAAGTCTCTTATAGAAAACCGAGGGTGCATATCACTTTCTGATAACGACTATATTTGTCCTTACCATAGATTTAACTTTG GTATTGGCTGGGTTCCTCCAAGAAGATGCTGTCATCCAATGCATGAACTAAGTGTTGGTAAAAAATCACCATCTGTAAGAAGTGTTTCAATAAATATGTcaataaatgtttcaaaatattacaacaaaaatgttCCTGTAGGTTCCGTATTTTGTCACAATCACCTTAAGTCGGAGCGCATTCTTATTCAAACTAAAACAAGTACTGCCACTAACAAAGAGTTGGTTGAGGACACAACTGATTTTGATTTTGAGCCTAAAGAAATTTTACTTTCTGGAGAAAAGGTTGAAGGTGCTACATCTACTGGTAACAACCTATCAGAAGCACTCCACATCAGCCCTTTTCAGTTTcagataaagaataaaatgaTAGCTGATCTCAGCAATGGAACCAAAAATAATTTACGAAGAAAATTTGAAAGAGCCAAGGTACAGCTTGCAAAGAGGTTTGCTGAAGCTGTTGCCCCAGATCAGAGTGAAGACTTTAtctcaattgttttaaatagatCTTCGGAAACTTCAGACAATGATGCAGTACCTGatgatctaaaaaaatttgttaaaatttatgaagAAAGTGACTCTATGGGTAAACATATTGTTCTGTGTTTAATTGAACATGAAAAATTTACTAAGAAGTTACTTATGAAAGTTTTTGGGTGCTCCAAATACAAGATAGACCAGGCACGAAAAATGAAGAATGCTAGCATAGGTATAACTATTCCTGTCGAAAAAGAAATTACGCGAAATCGACTAGACCAGAAAAAAGCTGAACATTTTCTCGATTTCATATTTAACAGCAACCTTCTTCAAGATGTTGCATATGGAgtcacaaaaattaaatttgactcAAATGATGTATGTAAAATATCTCGTGCAGTTTTGACAGCTAAAATGAGTCATACAATTGCATTTTATAATGAAGTTTGCAGAAGTGAGAACTACTCTCCTTTATCGGAAAGCAGTTTGTGGCGAATACTTCATGCTGTTAAACCATCTCAACAAAAATGTTTAGCGGGACTGGATGATATTACTGCTGCAGCTATGAATGGTTTCTCTATGTTGCAAGATTTATCTTTAAAGTACCAGAATAGAGAGCTGAGTAATTTATTTGAACGCAGCAAACGATATTACAAAACTAATTTCCAGTTTAACTGCAGTGCGACCTACCCTAATTCTATCTCCCACTGCCCAATATTTGCTTTGAGTGATATAACCGACAAGCAATTGCAACAGATTTCAATAGCACCTAATGATAAGATTTGTTATGAgtgtgaaaatttaaacaaatccTTAGTTGAGATAAAAAGATTAGCATCAAGTAATTCAGCCGACGAggatattatttatgatattgaaattgctgaaaaagacatcattgattataaaaaacatttaatgcgTGATTGTCAACAGAAAAAAGCCaaagtttttgcttttgaaaatcTTGATGAAGAAACTGGATTTTGGTTGAAAGACTATTGCCAAAAAGTTCTACCATCCAAATTCAGGGAAGgtcaaaaagaatattttggaaaaaaggGGATGTCACTGCATGTAGACATTTTCTTcactaagaaaaataatattttacataaaaaggTCTATTTTACAGCTCTTTATAGGTGTGAGCAAGGTTTATCGGAAACACTATCAATTGCCCAATTAGTTCTTCCGAAGTTTAAGCATGACCATTCTGGTGTTAATAAACTCTTTGCAAAATCCGACAATGCTTCATCGTACCATGGCAACTTTATAATGGAAGCTCTTTTTATGTTGTGCAAAAATAACCAAATACAGCTTAAGCGCTACGATTACAACGAACCTTGTCGTGGCAAGGATCAGTGCGACAGAGAAGCTGCCGGAGCAAAGTCATTGATTCGTAGCTTTGTTGACGCTGGTAACGATTTGATGTGTGCAGAGGACATTTATACTGCTTTACATTACGGACATGGGCTGAAAAATTCTGCTGTTGGTGTTGCCACTATAAAGGGAAAAAGCAAGTTGAGCGGAAcaaaaatagctaaaataagTCAGTATCATTCGTTTGAGTTCTTTCATAATTATATGACAATGTGGCGATACTATGCAGTTGGCGATGGAGTTAAACAAGAATATTCCAATGTCAATTTTGATCTGCAGATGTTTTTAACACACCCATATAGTGATACTGAAAAGAAAACAAgagtttttaaaagcaatatgaaagaaaagtttcgcgAAGATAGATtactaaatttgtttcacttttGCACTGAGCCATTTTGTAATGGATCATTCCATACATCAGAAGAACTAGAAGAACACATGATGTTGGGAAGACACATTATTAGCACTTTAAAATCAGGAATGGATAACGTGAGACAGAGTTTCATAATGAAGATGCAAGTTCAGTCAAACTTACATAGTTATAAACCAAACTCACAACAGGAGGTAATTGAAGAAGAATGTTCTGACATTAGCAAATATGTTAAAGGTTGGGCTTTACCTACACGCAGTACCTTCCGGTATAGTATGAGACAAAAAGATGTATTATATAAACTCTTTATGGAAGGTGAAGTATCTGGAAAAAAGTTTAGTCCAGAGCAGGTGCACCTTTTGATAAGAAAAGAGCTTCAAGTCTCAGAATACGTAACAACTCAGCAAATAAGATCACTATTTTCACGTTGGAGCAGgctaaaaaaagacaaaagattAAATGAACCAATTGATGTTGGTAGTGCTAATGCGGATAACGAAGAAGAAGAGACAGCAGATCaag ATCTAGAAGAATTAGAAAATGAAGAATTTGAAAAGGAATTTATAAGCATTGCCATTGATTTATCTAGTGCATGGCATGAAAACGATTGgattgttgttatttatatgGGCAATTGGTATCCTGGGATTGTAAATGAG GTTCTCAGTGATGGTTACAATGTGAGCTGTATGAAGTATGCTTCTGCAGTCAAGAACCTTTTTAAGTGGCCAGCTTTTCCTGATGTTATAAAGTACAAAGACAGTGAAATCATTTGTGGAATTCTACCACCTTTACCGTTAAAACAGTCTGGAGACTATAAGCTTAGGGATGATCAATTTGAAAAAGCCCAAAAAGCATTTCAAGCAACAATGCATTAA